Within Anguilla anguilla isolate fAngAng1 chromosome 11, fAngAng1.pri, whole genome shotgun sequence, the genomic segment tgtgtttgagtgtgtgttttatatgttgTTTGTAACTTTACAGAGTTTTTCAGTTCCAGTCTTACTTTCTAGAAAACAAGCGGACGAGCAAGGTAAAGCACAGACAGGCACTGGTCTGAAAGGGGACACTGTCTCTGCAGCACATGTGGAGATGCTGTAAACCCAGCCGATGGGGAGATAAGCATAAGCCTCCGGGTGTGGATTTCAGGCAGGTGCATGTGTGAACCCGTGGGgtcctggggggagggggggggagtgggaagtcaatctgtgctctctctgcacATGCTTGGTAGGCTCCCAATTCAACGACGCTGCCGCCCCTCTCTCCTTGTCCCTTGCCAAGCGGAATGCGTCAGAACAATAGACCTCTAAATGCTCCTCCTCAAAGTCCTCCAGGCTCCTGCAAGTCCTGACAGGAGAACAAAAGTGCACCTTGCATCTCTGAGCCCAGCCAGCGCCTCCTCAGGGCAAATACCTCCAGCGCATTCTCAAagtgtgtgactgcaggtgatctttttttattttttctcaccaGGTGCAACAAAAAGAAACACCCGTTCTAAGGAAAATGAAGCCAACAACAAGAAGGTgcctccctcctgctcctctctctctctctcacagccagGTCTGGTTTTCACAgagctctctgtccctgtccctaGCTTCCTCTTTATACAAgatctcttcctttctctttctcacatcTCTTTCTCtactgctctctccctctgtccctcctttCATGGTGTGGCACTCTGGTCTGCTCAATCTCAGCCCTTGTTAGTGTTTCATAGTTTGACACATAGCCTGCGGCATGCCAGCGCTATCCGAGTCTAGTTTACTCCAGTTTGCCCTCACTGCACACGAGGCTAGGAGATGATGTCACGGTTTGGAGCAGCTCAGAAATCCTGCTGAGAGAAGGCCAGGAGACAGAGCAGAATAGAAATCAGCATTGGACAGAAACAGAATAGAATACGCATGACAGAAAACACCTCATACATACTGACACGCCTGATGTAAAGAGTAATGCCCTGTAACGCCCTTCTCCCAGTTCAGCCTCTTCTTCACGTGAGCCCTCTCGGCTAAGGGAAGGATAGGAAGAGGGCTGGGATTGGAGGAGAGGGCTGCTGGGCCTCTCCGGGCAGCGATAAGGGCCCTGCCCGGTGTAGGAAGGGCCGGTGAGACTGCGGGGGCAGGATGCAGTCTGAGCCCCTCGCTGGGGCCGCTTCCTGTCTCTGGATATGTTAGGTTTATTTGTCCGGAGAAGCGAGTGAGTAAATGGCTGCCCGTGCGCCTGGCGcttgagacagagagagagcgtgggAGGGATCTTCCTGACACACTTTTTTCCCTTGGCTAGGAGCGAACAACACATGTCATTGATCAGTTGCAACATATGGTGAACGAACACAAACACTTTGACCTGCGAGTACGTCACCGTCCCTCTGTGCTTTTCCTCATTTTTCTCTTGGCTTCTCCGGGACGCTTCAGGCATTATCCATGCTCATTGTTTGTGGGAACATAACATTGTTTTGTGGATAGTGTGGGGTTTGCCAGCCCTTGTGTCCTTGAATCTTTCTTTTaggagaggaagatgaggatgtCTACGCTGAGGAAGAGAACGCAGTAAGACGTCAAAGACGGGAGGGAGATGAGGCGGTCAGCGGTGAGAGGAGGAACACGAGGAAGACTGCGAGGAGAAGACCAAGGCGAAGAGGACTATTGTGAGGAGAGGTAGGCGAGGATCGCTTTGAGACGAGGCAGGGGatgcagagagaggaaaagccGCCTTCTGTGCGGGCACACTCTACGGCGCCTCGGCCCCTCGCTGTGCGCTCGGCCTGTGAGAACTGCCCCCGGGCCCTTTATCAGTGCTCCAGGATGAGCTGTGTTTATACGAGGCTGACAGCCCTCTTCCTGTGTCCCAGGCTTAGGCTCCAAGGCTTGGCTGGAATAAAGGCCGCTCCTGCTGAAAAAAGGAGGTTAGCCCCACTCCAAACTAGGTCAGTATAAACTGCCAGCTTCCTGCCTGGGACTTGAACTGTCTTAGAGAGATTCATTAGAGACCTCGGATCCCTCATGTGACGTGACAGATACCTACCCTCTGCATGGAGAGTGCTTCACATGCTCGCATAAGCACATAGAGAAAACAGAGACATAAATGGACTGCAGGGCATACTGAGCAGGGCTTACCATGACATAAATAGCAGGTTCCCTGATAAATCACAGACCACAATATTGCTCTTGAAACATGCAATCGGCAAGTCAGCGGAAAGTGCTCTCATTTCGCTCATAAgcacatccccccaccccctccctacaCTGACAGAATGAGAGAATCGGTACAATTTTCTGTGATAATGAAATATAAACTGCTCAGCTTGGCTATGGTTTATATGTTTAAGGTCAGAGCTTTGTGGCTTTGGAACTAGGCCTTGAAATATTGGTGTTTTGTGGGCATGCCACTTGTGGGGCCTGACTAATGTGACATTCCTGAGCCATTAGTGACAGACATACAATACAACTCCAGCAGCCCACAGAGATCACAACCATGCAGGCTACTCTGTTCGGTGGGACAAACAAGACCAAGGAAAAAGCAACCATTCCTGACTGTGCAATCATCAATTATGGTCATCGCACACTACAACTAACTGCATTTTCCACAGTGCACATTACTAAAAAAGGACATGGAACAGAAAAAAGATATCATTTTCAGGCTAGAGAAAACTGCGCTCTGAGCTGTCTTACATCACCCCCATCACCCACCCTCCCACACACCCCTTCTATGCCACAACCGAACCTGACACCGGGGGGATCAACTAAAGTTCAGTCCCCGACTCAACAATCTCTGACTCATTGTCTGGGCTGGCCTTCTACATCAATCCCGGGACCTGAACACCAGGTCCCACTGAAAGTGCTTTGGGAATGGCGTCAGGAAAACTGCAATTTAGATTACACGTTAAACGGTATAGTCTTTGCCTGCCCTTTGAggtacacccccctccctccccaatcCCTACTCAGGGGGAAACGCATCGTTACCGAGCAAGACTGTCTGGCGTCAGGCAACTCCGCCAGGAGTCCAATTCAACCGCACGGCCGTGGCGAAGGAGAGCGGCAGGGTGAAATTTTGCGTATTTGGCACTGAGCTGCTGAGTGTGGTTGCCTCGCTGGATACACAGGCTTGTGAGGGGGCTCAGGTGGCTAGTTTACTGTAGGGCAGCAAGCGCAGTGCAGCAGATCTCCTCCAGCAGTCCACCTGccttaacacccccccccccacccccaccccccctctcagtAGAAACACTAGCAATGAGCCGGGTGCAGTGTTTGCACAGTGTGAGTCACTGCTGTGCGCAGCGGGTATTGAAACCTGACAGGTGTGCTCAGATGTCCCGTCTGTCACTCAACACACTCGCCCACTCGCCTGTCCTCTTCCACCCAACACTGCCACCCTCCAAGCCTCACACCACCCCGGTAAGAAGAGAAACATGACACTTTCTTAAATTTACAAACATAAATTATCTTTATTGAATGCTAATCTATCAGCCATACAAAAGTGAGgagataaaaaaacagaaaccaaaactAGTTTGTCAAAAAAAGATTGcacagcattttcaaaatgcttcCCCTATATAAATTACACttataaaaaagataaaaaggcATATAGAACATACCATTTTGACCTGTAGCCAAGCATTGGGGCTTAGCATGAACAGTATCATGAGCATAGTCAAAGTAACAAATATGGCATATTGTAAGACAAGCAACAAGTTATTTACATATGATAAAACATGACCATCTGAGCTTGGAAGAATGTCTTTGGTTTGAGAACTCCAACTTAAACCAAGTGTacagaaatatttaagaaaacttCCTTTCTGTCAAAGACAAAAACTCTCATGGGTCTCTGAGGATCTGAGATATACATTTGCATatgaaaagaaatacatttagaaTCTGCTATAGTGCATTGTAATGACTTGGCTGAAGCAACCAAGAGAAAAATGCTGGAAATTGTGGTCACAGAAAATGCTGGAACAGATTCCAGCTAGCAAGAcagtgttccccccccccccttcagttcCATAGCACGTGGTCAGGTTTGAGAAGGCTCTTTCGGGAGTACCCAAGGCACCACGCCACTCGGCGAGCCATGCCGTCTCCATGTTGCCATGCTCAATTTTGTTTGCCTCCAAGAaaaagggaggtgggggagggggtcaccTGTCGGCTGAGCGATAAAGGTCAGGGCTAACGCACCTGTCAGCACCCAGCCCCTGCAGTGCAGCACCACGGCAGCTGTCTCAATACATTCCTGGATGTGTGTGGACTGCGCTGAGagacaccccacacacacacacacacacacacacgcgcacacacacacacactcacacacaagcagctGCAACGGGCCACCGTCCCGGGCCAGCCGGCACCGCGGGGCACTCTGGGAGTAAATTACACGTACACCTGCCCCCACCAGCTTTCACAACGCCCCACCTATAAAATCTGAATGGATATCGCTGTCACGAGCAcgtcacacatcacacatatcCAGTTCATTTGGACCAGGGGAAATATTTGCCTTTCTTTGGCCATGATTACAGAGCATAAGGCACTTGAGGACTTATCCACACATCAAAGAGGATATCAGTTTTCACATACCGAGCCACACACCGTACAcacgtctctctctttctttctcttcaggTGTCCCGCGTGAGGTCTCCACAGGCAAAGGGTGACTCACGTATGACCaaagaggtgaggtgggggcggggggtctgGGTTGAAACTAATTTGGGGGTTCCCAGTCTCTAGGTGCTGGTGGCTCtaggaggaggagcagccggTGAGGCTGTGCTTGTGCAGCAGGGACATGCGGCTGAAGGTGCGAGAGCAGGCACCGCACTGGTACTTCTTCACCTCCGAGTGGGTCTGCAGGTGGGCCCGCAGGTTGGAGCGGTCGGCAAAGGCGCGGTTGCAGTGGGGGCAGGAGAACGGTCGCtcacctgaggaagagagggaggcagggaaaATAGCGgtcaatcactcactcaaacaATCAGAAGTCTTCTGCGTAGCCATCGCAATCAACTGCACTGCGACCAAACCATTGATCACATTCTAACATTACACAAGTAGTGCAAACACTGAAGTCAGGAAAAAGAGGAAGGTTGTAGTCGTGATAAGGGATATTTAGCGACGCGGCTTAATTACAGGCTACCCACTGTTCTTTGTGCCCTCTCCCACAATGTTATCCACACGCAGTCTAACACGTGGGAGATAAGATTATTCCACAAGGCTGTCCACACAAAAGGGTCATCAATGAATAACAAACCACAGTGCTCCCCCCTCTGATCTTGTCCACTAGTTCTATCAGCCTTAGCGTTGTACTAATCAAACAGCCCTGCGTATCTGGCTGATAGAAAAGGTCGATACTGAGATGTGAGCGCGTGTCTGGGTCGAAGGGCCGTCGCGGGCACTGACCTGTGTGCGTGCGGATGTGTCCGCGCAGGAGCCAGGGCCTGGAGAAGGCCTTGCCGCATGTGGTGCAGACGCAGGGCAGGGTGTGGGAGCGGATGTGCATCTTCAGGGCCCCCAGGCTGTTGTACTCCTTGGGACAGTGCTTGCAGTGGAACGCGGAGCGCCCGGCCGGCGAGGCCCTCGCGTCCGCCCCCGCGCAGGTCAGCTGGTGGCGGGAGAGGGCAGCGGGGCTGCTGTAGCTCTTCCTGCAGCGCGCACACTGGAAGCAGTCGGCCGGCTCCGGGCTGGGCGGGTCGGACGTGCGCCCCTCGTCCTcctcgctgctgctgctgctgctgctggactgAGAGCTCAGGTCCAGGGGCCCAGGGGGGGACGGAGTGCTGGGGGACACTGGGGCGTACAAGGCAGGCAGGATACCCACATTCCACACCAGACCAGTGGGATAGTAGGCAGCCGAGGACCCATTTTCTCCAGTCGGCAGCTCTGCCAATGGGTACCTTTCTGGCACTGCTGAGAAAGGGTCTGCAACACAGAAAACATTGTGTCAGTCTGGTGCCTTGCTATATTGATATTTTGCTTGCTTTAGCCATGATAAGCTAAGATTATTTGAAGACAACCGCCCAGCtttcacaagaacaaaaatGGATGACAAAACAGATTTCCCAAGCCTTCAGGTTTCGGTCTTAAGTGCCaccaataaaatgtacaaattctTCCTTTGGCCCTTGGGTGTTTTATCGGTGCACCTTGTTAAAAACACTAGTGAAGTGCTTGGCACTGAATTGAATCTCCAAGTTACACCAACTATGGCCTATTAAGGGCTATTTCCTCCGCTTGTTGACACAGGGTCGCTAAAGCACTGGAAGTGATGTCCAGCTGTTAAACAAGCTACATTCATATGTAGATTATTTGTGCGACGGGCTCGAAAGTAATGTTATCCAGTTCATAACAGAATTGTCCACTGCTGTAACAGCGTTGCATAAACCGTTAACTATGCACTCGCGGCTTTGCCAAATATGTCTATCTCCCTCTCCGCTGCATCGCCTATGGACCCATAAGAAGCAAGTAATATGGCTTTGTGCGAGTCACATATCCCAGACACACTCAAATGCGGTACCAACAGATTGTACGATTTACTGAGTATTttaagaaaacaatgaaatttagaacatctaaatttattttacataagaATTTCAAATGTCTACTTCTGCCTCTGTGAAGTACTGCTCTTGTTGAAAGCAGGTGGCGTGAACCGCTGCGTTTTAAAACTAGCGCACAGTTGAGGCATTTTAGTCACTTTTTAGTCACTTACCAGCTTGGCTTTCCAGTTCACTGTAATTGGGCTTTTTGCTGGTGAAATACTTCTTGACAAGGAAAGATCGAGGCATTTTGTATTCTCTTCTTTGAAAATGTAACTCGAGAAGATATTCGGCTGGGTTTGCAGATGATGTCCCGAATGTATCTTGCCGAGAAAAGATATTGTACTTCACCAATATACGGACTGGATCAAAGTCCCTTTGGAATGTCCAGAGTAACTTGTTTCCTAACTCGATAATCTCAAGCGACAGTGTAGCTCGTTTGTATTCTGCCTCTAATATAGTCACCCTAGATTAGTCAGGGGGTTGGGGTGTGCAGGCGAATCCCCGCCTCCCTACTTAAACCCATCCCTATCCAACACAGCTAACGTGTCAGAGGCGCCTACTGCAAAACAGGTGCCCCGAGGCGCGAACTGGAAGTTGTGCACACTTGAAGTCGGCGGCATCCGCATTGATCAAGGTACATCAGGCTATACAATAGAACTGTCATTGTTTCATTCTGCGAAACGCATTCCAGTCGAGATTATGCTAATCGTACGCATTTCTCCATTCAGTTCCCAATTTGCCATCCATAGCCTCAACATAAAACATGATTGCCCATTGGTAAAGCTGATGATTTTCGGCGCAGCTGACATTCCTATTCTAACAActcatataaaaaataataattataaaaaattattaccATTTCCACTGGAAAACCgagtaatataaaatattaaacgaTAATATTTTAGCCTAGCCTACACGTACTTCAACAATCAGTTGTTTTTGAATAGCCTTCTTCATACCGAACGCGTGCTTCGGTGTATAAATCAGTGTAGTCCTGCAAGTCATACACTTAAATGACGTTGAACCAAAACACAGTAAAGgtagtttattttcctttgctgAATTGTAACGTACATTTAGACATCTAGGAACTCCTAAATACATTTAGGAAATGAGCCGGCATGGCTCATTTCCTTTGAGAACGGTGGTTCTAGCGTCTCCTGTCGGAGTAACTCATGAACATGTTCGATAAAATATTGGTTTGCTTCTTATGTTGACTTGGctatttcatttcaatatatttcagtacatttatatactgtaatattatatatatgacATTGCTGGCGAATGACAGGCGTAATTTGGGAATAGAAAATATTCCAGAGGGCAATGGTACAAACAATCATAGTTGTGGTGTTTGCATTCTGTAGCTGTATGAATCTTCATTTGTCTTTAgaacagcaaataaatattgcacgtccattgttttttgtatttttttaaagaatttcatATGCAGACTGAATGTGGTCAAGGTGATTTCAAGAATTTTACTCTGACTGAAAATTCCATGCTGTCTGCGATATTCCCTGTAGGGGGCAACCTCTAATTAGCCAAAGGAGACTATTTCGAGGTAAATCGTGTCAAAGATTACTTTTATGTAAAACCaatctttttgtgttgttgttggtagaaattgaaggaaaaattttttgtactttggtttgttatttaatgaatgtacatatattaactgaattctctatctaaagtttaaaaaaaaaaactgcaggtggcctaatactaaAATACATTTGGCCTGAGCTGTATATGTATTCACATAGAATAAGtgttaacaaaaacaaaattcttgCAAAAGCTGGTGGGAAAActtttgaatttttgtttgcCAGAAACCTGATGAACCTCTCCAAGCACTAATTCCATATTGCACATGCTATTATACAGGGCGACTTGTCTGTGGctcaaaaaatgtaatcacgTGTGAGTAAACTGAACTGTCAAAACTTATTTCCCCATACACTTAATCCTGTAAAATATTTGCACCATTTTGACTGTGTTGTGCAATCATGGCCAGTACAACTTTAATTGTAATACATTGATCATTTTAGGCCCAGCTATGCCAGTGAGTGGCCCTCGGACAGGAATGTTGCAGGTTTAAGTGGGCCTGCTTAGCATGCTGATGAAACGGCATAGCCTGGTGAATGAGGGGGACACCTCGACCACGACAGCGCCATTGTTCTGTTCCCCAGGAATCTCGCAGCCTGTATGCACCTCATTCAGCCTTTCACGGCGTCTCACATGTGTAAGCCGGCTGCAGCTCGTACTGTAACGGGACTCAAAGCGCAATGATTCATATATGCACTGTGATCACCTGAGCAATACTGCCATTATGGGCTCTTTTCTGCATAGTGTAATCATCTCATATTTTATACCGTGTGTACTTCATAGGAGGCCTGTTGTGATTTGGGATCTGGCTTGCCGAGTAGTCTAACACAGGAAGGGGCCACATCTGCATACTATACGTGTGTTGAAGCCTATTGTGAGAGACCATTCAAATTTTGATACTTTCTGCTGTTCCATGATTTCTCTTCTGGCTTGAGTGCATGTTGACATTTCACTTCCTCTGTTGGACACGCTATTTGGGAAACAAATCACCCACGCCTCCAGTCAGTTTACACATGGAAAGCTTGGATAACATCACAAGATGGAAAATACTAAGTGAAAGGTTTTACTGAGTCACAATCAGCATGGTCTACAGAACACTATTTAGATATTTGCCGAAATAAGctgcaataatattttatgtatatttttaatgtgtcagGAAGGAACAAAGAACATACAGAGGCAGGGTCCAAACAAGTATAATTTTGGAGCATATTCTCAACAAATCATATCACGAGAGTCAAATGTACATTCACAACAAGGGCTTATGAATATAAGCACCTTCTGTGAAGCGTTCTTACATTTTCCTAATTGGTACATAATTGGACAGATGGGCCTTATATTCTCCAAGATAGTAGCCATTAGAGCAAGTCATAGGGAAAAACTGCATTTACTTAAAAATTGTAAAGGTACATTACTGCacttattatttcattatttctatGTTGCCCATATTATACAGTgacatacagttaaatgcaaaagtactgggacagcaacacaatttttgttgttttggctcagtactgcagcaaattggatttgaaatgaaacaatggataTGAGGTTAAATGCTGACTGTCAGATTTAATATGAGGGTATATTTGCATCAATAtcaggtgatccatgtaggactTACAGGCCTTTTTATTTGGACAATTGACCactcagctgtttcttgaccagctgtgtgtctttgcatcattaatttgtgcacaagaaagctaacaaatgGTCAAGAGTACTTTTCTAACTTTTctactcttatttttttttttttaaagtaaagccAGATCGTTTCCAAGTGGAGTAGCTTTGCTGCTGTTACCTTGTGTGTGATGCTTTGAAAAGCTTCTTGTCTCTGTCAACTACACCTCCTCCAGATGTGCCATCAAAGTCATAACCTTGCCTTGACCATTATACATTGTGAACTCTGACCTGTCCAAGGGGCCATGCTTATgtcagaccacagctgtagatGTAAACATTTCACCATCCTTTATACATTGTACTTGTTCATCATGAAATGTAACAAAGGAACTTTATGTGAAACAGGCCACAGCACTGTGGAAAAACATGCTTTGAATACCCCTTTTCTTAACAGTTCTTagtgagcagaagctgg encodes:
- the snai1b gene encoding snail family zinc finger 1b, which encodes MPRSFLVKKYFTSKKPNYSELESQADPFSAVPERYPLAELPTGENGSSAAYYPTGLVWNVGILPALYAPVSPSTPSPPGPLDLSSQSSSSSSSSEEDEGRTSDPPSPEPADCFQCARCRKSYSSPAALSRHQLTCAGADARASPAGRSAFHCKHCPKEYNSLGALKMHIRSHTLPCVCTTCGKAFSRPWLLRGHIRTHTGERPFSCPHCNRAFADRSNLRAHLQTHSEVKKYQCGACSRTFSRMSLLHKHSLTGCSSS